From Halotia branconii CENA392, the proteins below share one genomic window:
- a CDS encoding type II toxin-antitoxin system RelE/ParE family toxin: MAYQVVWSSKALEDVEAIATYISRDSASYTAAVVQKILDITRNLGEFPFSGRIVPELGEHTIREKFAYSYRIIYQVQDDTITITAVIHGKRLLEQLDTD; the protein is encoded by the coding sequence ATGGCTTATCAAGTAGTTTGGTCTTCTAAAGCTTTAGAAGATGTGGAAGCGATCGCTACATACATATCTCGTGACTCGGCTTCTTATACTGCGGCAGTAGTTCAAAAGATACTTGATATAACTCGAAACTTAGGAGAATTTCCTTTTTCTGGTCGTATAGTACCAGAATTGGGTGAACATACCATCAGAGAAAAGTTTGCATACAGTTATCGAATCATCTATCAAGTCCAGGATGACACCATAACTATTACAGCAGTGATTCACGGAAAAAGACTATTAGAACAATTGGACACAGATTGA
- the thrS gene encoding threonine--tRNA ligase, whose protein sequence is MVQQPMSPNQDPHQPEQHEKMYLPRTSESEKLKKIRHTASHVMAMAVQKLFPKAQVTIGPWIENGFYYDFDNPEPFSDKDLKAIQKEMVKIINRKLPVIPEQVSREEAQKRIQNIKEPYKLEILADIKKEPITIYHLGNEWWDLCAGPHLENTSELNPKAIELESVAGAYWRGDETKAQLQRIYATAWETPEQLAEYKRRKEEALRRDHRKLGKELGLFVFSDLVGPGLPLWTPKGTLLRSLLEDFLKQEQLKRGYLPVVTPHIGRVDLFKTSGHWQQYKEDMFPMMAEDEKAVAHEQGFVLKPMNCPFHIQIYKSELRSYRELPMRLAEFGTVYRYEQSGELGGLTRVRGFTVDDSHLFVTPEQLDNEFINVVDLILSVFNKLQLKNFKARLSFRDPASDKYIGSDEAWEKAQGAIRRAVEQLGMEHFEGIGEAAFYGPKLDFIFSDALEREWQLGTVQVDYNLPERFELEYVAEDGSRQRPVMIHRAPFGSLERLIGILIEEYAGDFPVWLAPVQIRLLPVGEAQLDFTKDVAAKMLAVGIRAEVDTSGDRLGKLIRNAEKQKIPVMAVVGAKEVETNSLSIRTRASGELGTISIDEVVDKMKNAIANFENF, encoded by the coding sequence ATGGTTCAGCAACCGATGTCGCCTAATCAAGATCCTCATCAGCCAGAACAACATGAAAAAATGTATTTACCGCGTACCAGCGAATCGGAGAAATTAAAAAAGATTCGTCATACAGCTTCCCATGTGATGGCTATGGCAGTGCAAAAGCTGTTTCCCAAGGCGCAAGTTACGATTGGTCCCTGGATTGAAAATGGATTTTATTATGACTTTGATAATCCAGAACCATTTAGCGATAAGGATCTAAAAGCCATCCAAAAAGAGATGGTTAAGATTATCAATCGCAAACTACCAGTTATTCCAGAACAAGTCAGTCGGGAAGAAGCCCAAAAACGGATTCAGAATATTAAAGAACCTTACAAATTAGAAATCTTAGCAGATATTAAAAAAGAACCAATCACGATTTACCACCTAGGAAACGAGTGGTGGGATTTGTGTGCTGGTCCTCACTTAGAAAATACTAGCGAATTAAACCCCAAGGCAATTGAATTAGAAAGTGTTGCTGGCGCTTATTGGCGTGGAGATGAAACCAAGGCGCAGCTGCAACGCATCTATGCTACTGCTTGGGAAACCCCAGAACAGCTTGCTGAATATAAGCGACGTAAAGAAGAAGCTCTGCGGCGAGACCATCGTAAACTGGGTAAGGAATTGGGATTGTTTGTATTTTCTGACCTAGTAGGACCAGGTTTACCTTTGTGGACACCCAAAGGTACTTTGTTGCGGAGTCTTTTAGAAGATTTCCTCAAGCAAGAACAGCTAAAACGGGGTTATTTACCTGTAGTAACGCCTCACATTGGCAGAGTAGATTTATTTAAAACCTCTGGGCATTGGCAGCAGTATAAAGAAGATATGTTTCCAATGATGGCAGAGGATGAGAAAGCAGTAGCTCATGAACAAGGCTTTGTCCTCAAGCCCATGAATTGCCCTTTCCACATCCAAATATATAAAAGTGAATTACGCTCTTATCGGGAACTACCAATGCGCCTAGCTGAATTTGGTACTGTTTACCGCTACGAACAGTCTGGAGAATTGGGTGGTTTAACGCGAGTGCGTGGTTTTACCGTGGATGATTCTCACTTGTTTGTCACCCCAGAACAATTAGACAACGAATTTATTAACGTTGTGGATTTGATTTTGTCGGTATTCAATAAATTGCAACTGAAAAACTTTAAAGCCAGACTGAGTTTTCGCGATCCCGCTAGCGATAAATATATTGGTTCTGATGAAGCTTGGGAAAAAGCCCAAGGTGCAATTCGGCGGGCAGTGGAACAGCTAGGGATGGAACATTTTGAAGGAATCGGGGAAGCCGCATTTTATGGGCCAAAACTCGACTTTATCTTTAGTGATGCCTTAGAGCGAGAATGGCAACTGGGAACTGTACAAGTAGATTACAACTTGCCAGAACGGTTTGAATTGGAATATGTGGCTGAAGATGGTTCGCGCCAACGTCCAGTAATGATTCACCGTGCGCCCTTTGGTTCTTTAGAACGGCTGATTGGGATTTTGATTGAAGAGTATGCTGGTGATTTCCCTGTTTGGTTGGCACCAGTACAAATTAGATTGCTACCAGTAGGAGAAGCCCAATTAGATTTTACCAAAGATGTAGCTGCAAAAATGCTAGCTGTGGGTATACGTGCCGAAGTTGATACTAGTGGCGATCGCCTGGGTAAATTGATTCGCAATGCCGAAAAACAAAAAATACCAGTCATGGCAGTGGTAGGAGCTAAAGAAGTAGAAACCAACAGCTTGAGCATCCGTACCCGCGCCTCTGGAGAGTTAGGCACAATATCTATAGATGAGGTGGTGGACAAGATGAAGAATGCGATCGCTAACTTCGAGAACTTCTAA
- a CDS encoding NAD(P)H-quinone oxidoreductase subunit 4 has product MIADQFPWLTAIVLLPLVASFFIPVLPDKDGKLVRWYALGIGIADFALMCYAFWKHYDVNNASFQLAESYAWMPQLSLNWAVSVDGLSVPLVLLAGFVTTLSIFSAWQVNHRPRLFYFLMLVLYSAQIGVFVAKDLLLFFIMWEVELIPVYLLVCIWGGQRRRYAATKFLLYTAAASIFILVAAIAMGLYGGGNMTFDITALGMKEYPLGLQLLLYSGLLIAFGVKLAVFPMHTWLPDAHGEASSPVSMILAGVLLKMGGYGLIRLNLELLSDAHIYFAPVLAILGVVNIIYGALNSFAQTNMKRRLAYSSISHMGFVLLGIASFTDLGINGAMLQMISHGLIASVLFFLAGVTYDRTHTMIMKDMGGIGQAMPKVFALFTIGAMASLALPGMSGFAGELSVFVGVTTSDVYSSTFCTVTVFLAAVGVILTPIYLLSMLRQVFYGQVAVPVCDINNASLENQEDEGTVCFGTDCLVPDEAVYDDARPREVFIAACFLVVIIGIGFYPKMTMQMYDVKTVAVNTHVRQSYAIVSQTNPRIYANKFSVPQISETEITPVLGTLK; this is encoded by the coding sequence ATGATAGCGGATCAATTTCCCTGGCTGACTGCGATTGTTTTGCTGCCACTTGTGGCTTCCTTTTTTATCCCTGTGCTACCTGATAAAGACGGTAAACTTGTGCGCTGGTATGCATTGGGTATAGGTATCGCAGACTTTGCCTTGATGTGCTACGCCTTTTGGAAGCATTACGATGTCAACAACGCTAGTTTTCAACTTGCGGAAAGTTATGCATGGATGCCTCAGTTAAGTTTGAACTGGGCAGTATCGGTCGATGGACTTTCAGTACCGCTGGTACTTCTAGCAGGATTTGTCACTACACTTTCAATTTTTTCGGCTTGGCAAGTTAATCATAGACCTCGCCTATTCTATTTTTTAATGCTGGTGCTGTATTCCGCACAGATAGGGGTATTCGTTGCCAAAGACTTGCTGCTGTTTTTTATTATGTGGGAAGTCGAGCTAATTCCCGTATATCTATTAGTCTGCATTTGGGGTGGGCAAAGGCGGCGTTACGCAGCGACAAAATTCTTACTATACACCGCAGCAGCTTCTATATTTATTTTGGTGGCAGCCATAGCAATGGGGCTATACGGTGGCGGTAATATGACATTTGATATCACAGCCCTCGGCATGAAGGAATATCCCCTTGGGTTACAGCTACTACTTTACTCAGGCTTGCTGATTGCATTTGGTGTCAAACTTGCTGTTTTCCCCATGCATACCTGGCTACCCGATGCTCACGGTGAAGCATCCTCCCCTGTGTCGATGATTTTGGCTGGCGTATTATTAAAAATGGGCGGATATGGACTAATTCGCTTGAATCTTGAACTACTTTCCGATGCACATATTTACTTTGCGCCAGTTCTAGCCATTCTAGGTGTAGTCAATATTATTTACGGTGCATTGAACTCCTTTGCTCAAACCAATATGAAGCGGCGTTTGGCTTATTCGTCGATTTCTCACATGGGTTTTGTACTGCTGGGGATTGCGTCCTTTACTGATTTAGGAATCAACGGTGCGATGTTGCAGATGATTTCGCATGGTTTGATTGCATCAGTGCTGTTCTTCTTGGCAGGTGTTACTTACGATCGCACTCATACTATGATAATGAAAGATATGGGTGGTATTGGTCAAGCGATGCCGAAAGTGTTTGCTCTGTTTACAATTGGAGCAATGGCATCTCTGGCTCTCCCTGGTATGAGTGGTTTTGCTGGTGAACTTTCCGTATTTGTGGGTGTGACAACCAGTGATGTTTACAGTTCGACTTTCTGCACTGTAACGGTTTTTCTCGCCGCAGTCGGAGTTATCCTCACACCTATCTATCTACTTTCCATGCTGCGACAGGTATTTTATGGTCAGGTTGCAGTTCCTGTATGTGACATTAATAATGCTAGCTTAGAAAATCAAGAAGATGAGGGAACAGTTTGTTTTGGTACAGACTGCCTTGTACCAGATGAAGCAGTCTACGACGATGCCAGACCACGCGAAGTATTTATTGCTGCCTGTTTTTTAGTTGTAATTATTGGTATTGGTTTCTATCCCAAAATGACTATGCAGATGTATGACGTGAAAACTGTAGCAGTGAATACTCATGTCCGCCAATCTTACGCCATAGTTTCACAAACCAATCCTCGGATATATGCCAATAAATTTTCAGTTCCTCAAATCTCAGAGACTGAGATAACACCAGTTTTGGGAACTTTGAAGTAA
- a CDS encoding DNA-binding protein, with protein sequence MAAITINITEQQLQKLQSLAQELGISTEELLSASLEDLLDYPKSEFNQAASYVLRKNAELYQRLA encoded by the coding sequence ATGGCTGCCATAACAATTAATATTACAGAGCAGCAACTGCAAAAATTGCAGTCATTAGCGCAAGAGTTGGGTATCTCTACTGAAGAATTGTTATCTGCGAGTCTAGAAGATTTGTTAGATTACCCAAAAAGTGAGTTTAACCAAGCTGCTAGTTATGTACTGCGAAAAAATGCTGAACTTTACCAACGATTAGCGTGA